ATCACTATGCTCAAATGCATATTCGAAAAAACTGTTCTTGTCTTTGACTGAAAATTCTTTTGAAAAATAGACGTCACCTCTATTCTTGGACTCCCAGGTATCATTAAATATTGTGGATTCAAAATAGGGCACCAAATAATTTCCTGAATATGAAAAATCTTCAGCGGCAATCCAGTGCATCACGTCTTTATTATCTGAAAAATAGGTACAAAGAATCACACCTCCTGCATCAAAAATTACTCCTAAATCTCTAAGTTTTTCAGCAACTAAAGCAACGACTTCTTGTAACTCACCTGTTGTATGCATTGCTAAGGAACGCGAACGGATTTTTTCTAAAGCAGCTTCAATTTGTGCTTCCCGGGCCTGAGCTTCGGCTTTTTTTAGATCAAGAAAGCGTGTATAGGTTTGTTCAAACACCTTTCCAAATCGTTTGAAAATATCATGGGAATCTGGCACAGCTTCATAAGTAATAAACATTACATAGCCGTATTTAAAATAACAGATATGGAATATTTGAAATGTAGGAAGTTCTAATCCTGCATCCTTAAGTTCCTTCAGTATACTGCCTACATTAGGGAGTTCCATCATAAATTCGTAATGCTTTACCAAAGCCTCACCCCCCAATTCTTTTACATGAAATGTTTTACCATTTTTCTGCGGTGTATAAAAATCATACCCTTCGCCAATACTAGGTAAAATAAAGCCTTTTTGGATTTCACCCTCTGAGCTCATATTACAACTTGCGTTGTGTTTTTCATTTTGCCAAATGCAATAGCCAGCGCTCCATGCAGGAATCCCCAATTCTTGAACCTGAAGGAATAAATCGTTCGCAGCAAGCGGCAATTCCTCACTTTTTTGCATAGCCATCGTTCGAGAACGCACTTTTTCTAAGGCATTTTCTATTTGTGCTTCCCTTGTTTGTGCTTCTGCTTTTTGAAGATCGATAAAACGGGTATGGGTTTGTTGAAACACCTTTCCAAAGCGCATCAGCACTGCGTTTTCTTCTGCTGTAAAAGGAATTCCAGAAAAATTCTCAATATATAAACCAATACTTTCCAGTAACACTGTAGATATTGCTAAACCATCAAATTTTAAATATGTTTTTTTGGTGTCTTCCGTTAAGTCTGGAATAAATTCAAAAAGATCATTATAAAATTTGTTTTTCTCTTCAAAACCCAATTGGTTGGCGAAAAACCGTTGCCCTTTTTTCTTGGCCTTGTTAAAGCAGTTCCAATGGGCACAATCAAAATAGGGAAGGGTTATCTCAGGAAATACAGCATGCTGATCTGCCAGCCAAATATGCATATCCTTATTGTTATTATAATCCAGAATAAATCCAGCATGCTCAATGTGTATATTCAACTGTACAAATTGGTCATATATTACCTGAATGACGTCTTTGAATTCATCACTGCTATGCATTGCCATACTTCTGGAACGTACACGTTCAAGGGCAGCTTCAATTCTTGCTTCTCGTGCTTGGGCTTCTGCTTTTTGAAGGTCGAGGAAGCGGGTATACGTTTGTCCGAAAACATTTGCAAAGCGTTGAAAAATGGTATGGGCTTCCGGCACATGCTCATATGTGATGAAAAGAATGTACCCATACTTAAAGAAAGCAATATTATCAATCTGATAGTCGGGTAGGCTAAGACCCGAGTCCTCCATGGCTCTAAGCGAATCACCTATAACGGGAATTGATTTTAAATACTCATAATGCGCCTTGCATTTGGCCCCTGAAAATTCTTCTACATGAAACTTTTCTCCTAGCTGTCCCTTCTTATAAAAATCTAAAAAGAATTTATCTCTAGGGGTTTTGTAGAAAGGTAATTTCCCATTCTCACTGGTGAACCATTCGCCATCCCCTTCATCATTGTCCGCATAGATATGAAAAGCGCATCCCCAGGTTTTGATTCCTAGATTACGTACCTGTTCGTCCAACAGGGCAGAGGCCTCTGCCAACTCTGAACTGTTGCGCATGGCCATGGTACGGCTTCTTACTTTTTCTAAAGCGAGTTCTATTTCTATCCTACGGGCCTGTTTTTCCGCTTTTTGAAGGTCTAAAAATCTACGGTGAGCCAAGTCGAACGCTCCAGCAAAACGTTCCAAAATTTCAAGGTCTGCCAGTGGCGGATTTTCAACTACCCCAGGTAAGCTATACCCGATTTCCCCATGGGTAGTACGCGCCATAATGAAGGTAAGTCCACCAATATGCCGGACATCGTCATGACTTGGTGCCTGGGGATCTATATTCTGAAAATCGCCCAAGGTTATCATTTTATCTATATACGCTAAGGCCTCTTCGGCCTCCATAGGATAGACGATCAAAGGTTTTTTGCTCTTTTCCCATTTGGCCAACAACGGGATATCCCCATGGATGTGTCTGGGTAACTCCATTACAAAACCTATTTTGGTTCCGTCCCCAGAAGTCATTGCCTTCTCGTATGTATCGGGCAGCCACATCATATGCCAGAAATAATGTGCTTCGTGACCTAGGTTAGTGAATTCGGTCCGCATGGTGACCACAATATCCAGCAGGTCTGTAGATTCTTTCATTGCTACCGCTTTTGCACGGATTCTTTGCAATGCTCCCTCTATTTCCAACTCACGATTTTTTTCTTCGAGTTCTTTTGTGCGGCGTTGTATGGCTTCGCGTAATTGTAGGTTTTCTGCTGTAACTTGATTGTAACCAATTGTTTCACCTTCTTGCGCCTTACTGTCCGGTGTGGAATAATGTTGATATATGAATCTCCAACCTTCTTTACTCTTTCTGAGTGCATTGGTAAAACGAAAACGGCTATAAAATGACCAATCTTTTCCATTCTTAAACCAGGCATCGAACAAATGAGTGATAAAAAACAATTCACCAAACTGTTCCACAATTTTGGTTTCGTTGCGCAGTTCAGATTTTCCGGAAAGCTGTTCGGCAGTTGATTTAAAGAAGTTGGTGGTTTCTGTTCTGTTTAAAAACTCTTCATTGTTGGTTGAACCTATGAAATGAAAGGTATTATCAAAATAGGAACCGTACGTTTTTACATCGCCGTTAAGGTAGCTGTACAACCAAGCGTCATACACTTTAAGGAGTTCAGTTTCTTCTTGTTTGGTCAATTTTACAGTTGGTTTTTCTATTGTAAATCAGGAACTCTCAATTCCTTTTGTTGATGTAACACCGAAAAAAAATTAGAAAAATTTAGTATTCTAATCCTTAAGGCTATGGCCATAAAATCAATCTGCTTCGTTCAAAGTACTTTATGGCATTGTTTATATGTACAGCGTTTGCATTCCTGAGCTAAATATAAGCCCGATGGTAAATCGGGAACACGTTCCATTTTTTTAATAAATCAGGTTATCCAAGAGTTTATCCAAATAGCGTTCCGATACAGAGAATTTTTTATCCGAATGAAAGACTTCATTGATTTCCTCTCTAAGATCGGTCAGCTCCATATGACTGAACTTAAGCTTGGCTACCGCATTCTCAATTTTTTGCAGGCTAGTATCTTGATGATCATTTTTAAATTCTTCAAAAATGGCATCAAACGTTGTTTTGTCTGTCTTTGATTTAATAAGGTCAATCTCTTTCTTGGTTTGAACGAAATCCGCCTGTGCAGATAGCAATAGCAAATAAACTTTGAGTTGTTCCTTAGACCAATTTTTACTTGAATTATGCATAGCGGTATTTATACGGTTGTTGTGCGTTCGTATTTTTGTCCGTTTTAAAAGCCCTATTGTTTCATTTCAACTCTAATGAGTCTAATTGTTTTTGTGTCGCTTAGATTCTCTACTGAATGAGGTGCTTCGGGCTCTTTGTACATTGTCATTGGAAAAACAAGAGGTTCAGGTATTTGACGAGTATCCATAATTACATTCCCTTCTCCATCACGGTCAATGAAATCTCCTGCTTCCATTATGTAAAGTACACTTGGCCACTGATGATGATGGACAGGTTCTAATTCTTTTGGCGCAAGAGTTACTTCCAAAACTCTTACTTTGTCATTTTCCAATAAAATTTTATGGTTATTTGGTGCAGACACAACTGCATCTTGATCTTTAGGCCAATCCGCTGGATTTCCAGTTTTGTACAAAAGCTTTTGTTCATCGGTTGTTTGTCCGTGAACAGAAATAGTCGAAAAGGCTGTAAAGCAAATCACAGCAATTAAAAATTTAAATGTTGATTTCATATTTTGGTCAGTTTTAATTTGAAGTTCTTACTCTAATCGGTTTTCAGCTTTCCCGTTTTTCTTTATTAATGTCGTTCGTCATATGACGCACAACAAGTGAATAGCATATTCTTTTAATTTAATATGTCATTTATATTTTAGATTTTTAAAATGATATTTTGTCGATGTCGAATAGTCTATAATAGTTAATTGTTCATGGCATCCGCCAATTTTTTGGTATCTGCATATTGTTGAAAGGATACAACTTTTCCATTTTTCAATTTCCAAAAATGGGCAACCTGGGCATCATACACCGCACCATTATCTTTCCTTTTGGCATCATAACGTAAAGTTGCGAGTACTTTATCATTATACATATCATGTAGTTCGATGTCCTTTAGGTTAAAATATTCATTTTCAGTTCCTAATCGGGCAAAAACACCATTTAATACGGCATTAGGACCTATGTAAGGATTACCATCTGCAAATGCGTTACCCTCTGCTTCGTTCCACACCACTTTTTCATCTAATAAATCCAGCACCACAGGAACATCCCCATTAGAGAAAGCCTTATAAATATTGTCAATTATAGTTGTATTTTTCATGCGAATATTATTCTGAGTTTCCTTAAATTATTCTATTGGTTTGGGTATTTTTTATTGTATTAGATTAATAAACAGGCAGATTCCTATTGTCTATTGATGAGTTGCTAACATTCAAAAAAAAAAAATTTATGTTGACAAGAAGTTTCCCCCTAAATTTGTCTGCCTGTTATTTTTAAACTGTCATTAGATAATTATTCTTAAAAAAGTACAGTTGGTGTTAAATGGTTTATATTTTGGTTTCAACTATTTTCAGAAGCTTTCATTTTACATATCGATTCTACTTTTTGAAAAATCTATAATGGTCTATTTTAAAGGAATCAATTTTAGATATGAATTGCAATCGATTTTGGACGGATGGTATTTTAAACTGTCCGAATGTCACTTTTTATTTATCGAAGCTTTTTGTAATGGATTTAATTTGAAAATCAAAAGATGAATTTCTATACTAGATGAGAGTTTAGAATTTAATCAGGATTAGGAGTAAGGGAGTTTGCCAGTAGCAACTTAATACCTCTGTTATAATAATTAGAATTTCTAAACCTAAAAAAAATTTTTGTTCGGACTAACTTTAGGTTATAATAGTGCTCGTTAAAATTTGTTCATTGATTGTACCATCATTATTCATAGCTACATAGTAAGAATGATTTTGACCGTCCAATGAAACAGAGGTGTATACTTTTTCATTAATAAAGTGAATGGCTGACCGATCATCACATGCATAACCATCGGTCAATTTTCCGGAAAGTATATTGTTATGGTACAAGGGACGTCGGGAAGCTTCCGAATTATAATGCGGACAGTGACTTTTGTCAATAAACGACATTCCTTCAACAATGCTTAATTCTTTGGGTCTAGAATCGGTGGTGCCTCCATTGAACCAACAGAGGGAACCTGCGCTACCACCGCCCATGACAACTCCGTTTTTGTAAGCCTTTTTCAAAGCAACATCAATACCTTGGGCTTTCCAAATGGAAAGCATATTTAGGGTATTACCACCACCAACGACAATCGCATCCATTTTTGAAATAATCTCTTCAAAAGATTCTTTTTGGTCATAAGAGTTGATCCAAACGCTCATGACATGTGGTACCACGTTGATTTGCGAACAGACTTCGTAAAAGGCATCGATGTATGTTGGGTCTTCACCGCTTGCGGTAGGTATAAAGCAGAGGTTGGGCTTTTTCTTGCCTGTTGCCTCTGCCATATATTTTAAAAACTGAACAGTGTGTCTCCCACTGCCATACACTAAAAGTTGTCTTTTCATAAAGACAAATTAATTTATTCTAAAGTCATTTAAAAAAGATAGTACTACTTTTTTAAATAGAATATTATTTTATTTCATAATAGGGGGTATAACAGAATAACCCCATTGCTCCAATAAACCCAATTTGTCGAAAAAGACTCCCTCATATACTATCTGCCCGTCATTATTAAAAGTTAAAATGCTCATACCTTCGATATGCCCAATTTTACCTGTTGGTGGGGTATTTGCATACATTCCTGTATTGGTTCCTGTGCCTGACCAATTCACGTAAGTTCTGTTTCCAACAACATTAATTTCTTTATCAACC
This window of the Maribacter cobaltidurans genome carries:
- a CDS encoding ATP-binding protein; the encoded protein is MTKQEETELLKVYDAWLYSYLNGDVKTYGSYFDNTFHFIGSTNNEEFLNRTETTNFFKSTAEQLSGKSELRNETKIVEQFGELFFITHLFDAWFKNGKDWSFYSRFRFTNALRKSKEGWRFIYQHYSTPDSKAQEGETIGYNQVTAENLQLREAIQRRTKELEEKNRELEIEGALQRIRAKAVAMKESTDLLDIVVTMRTEFTNLGHEAHYFWHMMWLPDTYEKAMTSGDGTKIGFVMELPRHIHGDIPLLAKWEKSKKPLIVYPMEAEEALAYIDKMITLGDFQNIDPQAPSHDDVRHIGGLTFIMARTTHGEIGYSLPGVVENPPLADLEILERFAGAFDLAHRRFLDLQKAEKQARRIEIELALEKVRSRTMAMRNSSELAEASALLDEQVRNLGIKTWGCAFHIYADNDEGDGEWFTSENGKLPFYKTPRDKFFLDFYKKGQLGEKFHVEEFSGAKCKAHYEYLKSIPVIGDSLRAMEDSGLSLPDYQIDNIAFFKYGYILFITYEHVPEAHTIFQRFANVFGQTYTRFLDLQKAEAQAREARIEAALERVRSRSMAMHSSDEFKDVIQVIYDQFVQLNIHIEHAGFILDYNNNKDMHIWLADQHAVFPEITLPYFDCAHWNCFNKAKKKGQRFFANQLGFEEKNKFYNDLFEFIPDLTEDTKKTYLKFDGLAISTVLLESIGLYIENFSGIPFTAEENAVLMRFGKVFQQTHTRFIDLQKAEAQTREAQIENALEKVRSRTMAMQKSEELPLAANDLFLQVQELGIPAWSAGYCIWQNEKHNASCNMSSEGEIQKGFILPSIGEGYDFYTPQKNGKTFHVKELGGEALVKHYEFMMELPNVGSILKELKDAGLELPTFQIFHICYFKYGYVMFITYEAVPDSHDIFKRFGKVFEQTYTRFLDLKKAEAQAREAQIEAALEKIRSRSLAMHTTGELQEVVALVAEKLRDLGVIFDAGGVILCTYFSDNKDVMHWIAAEDFSYSGNYLVPYFESTIFNDTWESKNRGDVYFSKEFSVKDKNSFFEYAFEHSDYKHFPDEFKQHALQAKEHRVTAAWSKNSAILIPSFNKDEPSENHAEILKRFAKVFEQAYIRFMDLQKSEKRARETQIDIALERVRSRAMAMHQSDELSEAAEVLYQEFYKLGVTPFSCGYLINDEENKQWKVWMTDANYEAFKNFWTLPFNADQHLKNRYKSWKKKEEFHATELEGKENVKHHKIISHYAPWKKESIGQLPEKLVLSSAHFTHGHLLIVTGESLIQEVESILTRFAKVFDQTYIRFLDLKKAEHQALLIKVEKERLEATLDDLQATQKQLIQSEKMASLGELTAGIAHEIQNPLNFVNNFSEVSKELLEEMQEEIENGDFEEVKAIMEDIIQNLEKINHHGKRADGIVKGMLQHSRSSSGKKEPTDINALADEYLRLAYHGLRAKDKSFNAELITDFDESIGEINIVPQDIGRVILNLITNAFYATNEKKQQDDHFKPIVSVCTKKTKEHLKIEVSDNGNGIPQKALDKIFQPFFTTKPTGQGTGLGLSMSYDIVTKGHSGNLKVETKKGEGTIFTIELPNLIFTN
- a CDS encoding Type 1 glutamine amidotransferase-like domain-containing protein, encoding MKRQLLVYGSGRHTVQFLKYMAEATGKKKPNLCFIPTASGEDPTYIDAFYEVCSQINVVPHVMSVWINSYDQKESFEEIISKMDAIVVGGGNTLNMLSIWKAQGIDVALKKAYKNGVVMGGGSAGSLCWFNGGTTDSRPKELSIVEGMSFIDKSHCPHYNSEASRRPLYHNNILSGKLTDGYACDDRSAIHFINEKVYTSVSLDGQNHSYYVAMNNDGTINEQILTSTIIT
- a CDS encoding nuclear transport factor 2 family protein; protein product: MKNTTIIDNIYKAFSNGDVPVVLDLLDEKVVWNEAEGNAFADGNPYIGPNAVLNGVFARLGTENEYFNLKDIELHDMYNDKVLATLRYDAKRKDNGAVYDAQVAHFWKLKNGKVVSFQQYADTKKLADAMNN
- a CDS encoding cupin domain-containing protein, whose amino-acid sequence is MKSTFKFLIAVICFTAFSTISVHGQTTDEQKLLYKTGNPADWPKDQDAVVSAPNNHKILLENDKVRVLEVTLAPKELEPVHHHQWPSVLYIMEAGDFIDRDGEGNVIMDTRQIPEPLVFPMTMYKEPEAPHSVENLSDTKTIRLIRVEMKQ